A window of Symphalangus syndactylus isolate Jambi chromosome X, NHGRI_mSymSyn1-v2.1_pri, whole genome shotgun sequence genomic DNA:
ATGATATGATTTTTAATGCAATCATACACAACTGTTTTCACATTGGAAATAATCACGAGGAATCAATAGGTTTAGGCTAACTGACTGATTGGTTTTGTTTCCATTGTTAATTTCAAGAGGGCTCCTGCAGTATTGTGGATTTCAGATGGGGAAAATAATCAGACCAGGAGTAAACAGCCTTGGTCTTTAGAGTGGGGGAGGGAACATGCAGCGGCACACGGGGCAGGTGCCTGACTTCTGAAGCCAGATGGACACACACGGCTTGTGGAAATAGTGGTGGCACGGCAGCTCAGTTGCCACCTCCCCCTTCACATATTCGCTACAGCAGATGGGGCAGCACATCTCCTGACCAACTGCGCCATGATCTTCAGTGACCAGGATCTCAGGAAGAGCGTCAATGCTCTCCTTGCTTGCTGGTGGATTGGCCACCTCTACATCCACTGCGAGAGACTCCAAGTGCGCAAGGGCAGTTTCCATTGCCTGGGCCAGGCGTTCTTCAAGTGCCATGTAGGTGAGGAACTGAGGATCCACGTAGGAAATGGCTTCAGCCACTCCTAATCCATCTGCAAATCCATCAAAGAGGCTCCAATCCACTTCTAGGTCTTCGCTCACACTGGAGTCATCTTCAAGGTTGTTGTTTCCATCCAGCATGAATACCCCAGGTTGCATCAACTCGTGACCAGAATCATTATCCCCCTCACTGCTACTGTCATTCTCATTGTACTGGAGCCAAGGAATTTCTCCTTCTTCCAGGGATGCCTGCTCTTCCTGAAGAGATGGTTCTCGAACTTCTTCAAGGTAATTGCTGCCATTGCTGCCAGCACTGGCCCCGGCGCCAGCCCCAGCACTGGCACTAGCACTGGGGCCGGGGCTGGTGCCAGTGCTGGCACTCACCTTAGCCTGTGGAGGTTCCCGCTCTTCTTTCCCCGGCAGAGTCTCCCAGCTTTCACCACTGGAGGACAGGGTTTGCTCTCGGCTTCGATACTTCCGACGCAGAGCAGCAATCCACTCTTTGTCACTGTCAGAGTCTTCGTCGCAGTATTTGTAGTAATCATCACTGTGCGTCCAGAAGTCAGGGTCGGCCATGGTGCGTCGTCGTCTCGGCACCTTTTCTGGTTTCACTTGGTCACTCCTCACTTCCCTTTTGTCTTCAGGGTACTTTGGCTCAGAATAGCCACTTGAACTCTCACCTCTCCCTCTTCTTGCCAGGCCATCCGAGTGGCCTTCATTGTCATTGGCGGTATCCCTCCACCTGGAAGTACTGTGTggcatatcatcatcatcatcagtatcaaaaaaaatttttggttTCACGCAGTTTGGACTTGCCAGGTTTCTGATTTTGGGCCTGACCACAGGTTCCTCTGCACTCTTTGAGGTGTTTTCCCCACCACCACAAATACTCACAGGAGCCCTGCTGGGACGTGCAGGTAAATTttgctcccttctctccctctccaagCTGTCACCTTTTGTAGCCACCTTGCCTTCAGCAGAAGACGACTGTGAGGCCACATTACTTTGTGGCAGGAAGTCAGCTCTGCTAGCTGAGCATCTTGCTGCAGGGACTGGGTCTAACTTGTCTCGCTCCTCTCTCACATCACGGCTAAAACTAGAGAACTGTGGAGGTGGCCCAGCCAAAGACCTTGCCCCTTTCTCTGGGTCATACAGCTTATCATCTTTAAACTTGCCAGTTTTCCCTCTCACTGGCGGTCGCTCAACaggcccagccccctcctcctcaCTATCATCTGCCCCATAAGAGTCAATATGTCCATAGGCCATTCCTCTTCTGCTACCCGAAGCTCTGTACTCTCTTGGCGGATACCTGGAATAGTCCTCATTATTAATATTCAGGTTAGTTCCCGAACTCTCGCTGTCGTCCCAACTACGACGAGTAGTGGAAAATGGCGATCGGCTCCTCTTGGTGGTTTGACTGGGGGCTGATCTGTGCATTGGGACTTTGGAGTTCGTCTTTCTCTGGCTGGCAATCCTTTCCCGCTGGCTCGTGGGTGGCCTGAAACTGACATAAGCATGCCTTCTTCCATACCTCCTACCCGTATTGGACTGATACCCTCCTGTTGGATTGGGCCATACGGGCTTGCTAGATTCCTGACCCATCACTCTGACTTAGGAGGGCTTCCAATACAGCTGGGGCTTGGGTAGGAGGGCTCCTGCTCCCTGCACACGTTTTTGAGATGGGAAAGTAAAATCAGTTTAGAATAAAGGAGCAGGGAGATTTATTTTCACTTCAGCAGGCAGGTAACAGAAAAAATAAGGGGCCTTTAAAATTAGTTTCACTTTCTTCTAAGGCCTGGAGTAGCATTCCAGTGACTGTCAGGTGTAGACCTGGAACACATTTTTAATGTTGGCAAAATGATTACAAGACTGGGTTTGCAGGAAAGCCAGACTTAGAGGAGAATCTGACAGAAGGTTGGGGGGTGACTGGACGCTTGGAAGGTGGTGAAGTACTGTGGAATTGTGCCAACGTGGGGAAAGGAAAGGCTGCTGTAGATTTTTTATGGGATGTCTGCGTTTTTCTGAGTGCTGCAGACATacaggagaaatgcaaattggAATAGAGTGGAAAATACAGATTGCTGTGTGTGCACGAGTGCCTATGTGTCTGTCTATCAAGAGGAGAGGGACAGGTGGAAGGAGACCAGCAATCCTGCAACAGAGGGATGTTTATGTTTGTAGGGGAAAAGGGTATGAGTGTTAGAATGAGACCCATTCTGGATGTGGGTATGAAAATGACAGGCATGGGTGGGGTGGCTTTAGAGGAGAGGGGTGCGTGTATGTATGAGGAAAGGGAAGGTGTTTGTGTGTATAGCTGTATGTGAGGCAGCTGAAACTACAGAAGGATGCCCATGTTTATGTGTATGTCACAGGCAGGAGAGTGTATGGTTGGCAATGGAGAGGAGTGTCTgagagtttgtgtgtgtatgttagtcAAAATGGGAGGCAACAATGGAGAAATGTCAGTGTGAGCAAATGCAGCAGGCACAAATGgaagcggggggtgggggggcgcaGCACTGGAGAGGGATGTGCTTGAGGTGGATGGAACAGAGGCCGGCAATCAAAGAATGATGCCTGCCTGTGTGGATATGGCAAGCAGGGAGGCAGGTGGTGTCCCCATAGAAGGATttatgtgagtgtgagtgtgtgcaccTCGGGGACCAGCAAAAGAGAGCTGTGTCTGACACACGTGGCAGAGAGAGCAATAGAGGAGAGCATTTGAGAAGGGGGTATGAATGAGCACATGTGGCTACATATGTATGTCACTGGCCAGTGATAGAAGGATGTCCTTATGTGTGTATAtgacaggaaggaagaaggagggcaGCCGGAGGGGGTGTGTGAATAGGCATGTGTTCGCGAGAGCACGCAGAGGCCGAGCAGGGAGGGGGCAGGTGCTAGAGGTGTGTATGTGGTAGGTGGATAGAGGAGGGGGAAGGCATGGGAGGGTGTGAGGGTGTGAGGGTgggtgtgagggtgtgtgagAGGGTGTGTGCTGCGTGTGCCTGCGCATGCGCGGGGGAGGGGACGCACTGGAACCTTGAGGATGGAGGGGCAAGGAGGGGGCTGCAATGGAAGGCTTCTGTGCGGGGGCGCGTGCTCGCGAGACacgggggggggtggggggtaggggggACGCAATGTCATCATAAGAGGTGGGAAAAGGCCATCAGCTCAAACGGGAGACCCAAACCGATGTGGCAGGGGagagggaaaatgaaagaaaagggcGTGCGTGGGTCTAGTTTTCCctgagaataattattttttctttacaattttttccCTGGGAACAGTATTTTTACCTAAAAATCTTAACCATTTACCATTTGGCAAGACAACAGCAAAATATGGGAAGAAAGGCCACGGAGTGCTCCGCAAAGGGGCTGAGGAGGGAAttaggaaggagaggggaggagaggcagggagaagTGGGAGAGGGCCGCGACCACCACTGCCCTCCCAATAGCGATAAAAGCCACTCGAGTGGGGACCGCGCCACACCAAAGGAGTTCCGGCAGCAGAGGATGTGGCCCCAGAACAGGCCGATGGAGGACATGGGCCTCACTCTGCAGCCAGGTCCCGCGTCCGCCCCACCCCTTCCCGAGGGGCGAACCTGAAAAGCAGTTCCCAGGAACCCCCCAAAATCCTCGCCCTCGTGCCCGGCCACTCGCCCCGCGCCCGGCCACTCGCGCCACTGCCAGCGCCCGGATGAATCGAGGAAACAATCAGCCTTTCACTCACCAAGTCCAGAAAGCCACACGCTTTTCAGAGAAGCAGAGCTCTCGGATCTCCGACCGCCACGACCGCCagagccactgctcccggtcTCGAGCTCCTCCCCCGCCAGACAGCAGCGGGGCAGGCGGCGACTGCGGCGGCGGAAGTGATTGTGAAGTCAGCTGGAGCCCGCCCCCTTGATGTGGCGGGGGCGGCAGCTGCTCTCCACAAATCAGGGTGGGCCCGAAAGCATTATTTCATCTTAAATGGTGAAATCGTCAAGGATACAGAAAAGGGCAGCGAAGAATGTCACACACACCCAGCTTTAACTAATGTTAAACATTTAGCTATATTCCCTTctggttttttttaataaataaaataaaatctgcaaATTCCTTCTGATTAAGTCCAATGTGAGAGTAATTACGTTACTACATCACATCCTATGTTACGTGTTATGGTTGTACCGAAAGTATTAAAACTGTGAAACTATATTTAGGGTTGCAGtaagcttaaatttttttttaacctgatggTTAAAGCAAATTGAAGCTGTTTATGTTGAATTTGTTGCTGCTAATCACAAAACCAAGCTTCTCTATCCAAGAGATCATAAGACACAACACAGGTTCATATTCTGGTATTGCATTGCAGTTAAAAAATACTGTAGTTATGCCCTTTGGATTTATAACATTTTACTGAATTCTGCAGTCTTTAAATTGCGCTTTATAATGGAACTCTAATATTTACAGCCAATGTAAACATTTCCCATGTTCACAACAGCAGCAAAGTTTTGTTCTTACTGGAAACAAAATGCATAATAGAACAAAAATCTTAGGGGTAAaaacataatagaaataaaatgtataacttTCAAACCATTAAAGTAATAATATgtggaacaaagaaaaaaactcattCTTAACAAAGTTCAAGAAATATTGCTCGGGGGGtgcaaaaaaaaaggatgcaaaaagaaaacaaaaatgcaggAATCCAAATGTATCAGCATGCATTATGGGTTAACATCTCCTAATAAAAACCAAACTCTTATTTtgagcattttgtttttaaaagccaagttatattctatttatatgagtTTCACCTAAAACagaaataggaataaaaaatatatgagaGTAAAATACtagcagaaaaaaaggagagagggaatgagggaaggaaagaagcaaaaaaaaagaaaaggaaggaaaggaaggaggaaagaaactcGTAACAATATCAATATCCTAAACATCGAGAACTCAAAGTAAAAAGAACTAAAGACAACAAAACAGGTTGTTTTATTCACTGAGAAAGATATGACAagctggtggtgtgtgcctgtagtcccaactacttaggaggctgaggcaggaggactgtgtgagcccaggaggttgaggctgaagtgagtgaagatcatgccactgcactccagcctggacaaccaagcaagatgctgtctcaaaatgatgataataataataataataatagaacttCATTGGTGAGAAATCTGAAACTatcaaatttttttaatggagatacATTTTCATCTAGCAGTTTTACTTCTAGTCAATTGCTCTATTGTGTGTTCTATTGAGACACTCAAGTGGGGAAAGATATGTGAATAGGAGTGTAGCAAGATAAGGCAAACAACTTTAATTCTCCTCAAcaaataaattgtttaaatttatttaaacatgttgcatggtggctcatgtacAGACATGGTGGttgacacctgtaatcgcagcactttgggagaccaaggcaggaggattgcttgagcccaggagttcgagaccagcctggacagtatggtgaaacgccatctctacaaaagaatgtaaaaatttcCCTGGCGCaat
This region includes:
- the PJA1 gene encoding E3 ubiquitin-protein ligase Praja-1 isoform X3 is translated as MGQESSKPVWPNPTGGYQSNTGRRYGRRHAYVSFRPPTSQRERIASQRKTNSKVPMHRSAPSQTTKRSRSPFSTTRRSWDDSESSGTNLNINNEDYSSTSRWRDTANDNEGHSDGLARRGRGESSSGYSEPKYPEDKREVRSDQVKPEKVPRRRRTMADPDFWTHSDDYYKYCDEDSDSDKEWIAALRRKYRSREQTLSSSGESWETLPGKEEREPPQAKVSASTGTSPGPSASASAGAGAGASAGSNGSNYLEEVREPSLQEEQASLEEGEIPWLQYNENDSSSEGDNDSGHELMQPGVFMLDGNNNLEDDSSVSEDLEVDWSLFDGFADGLGVAEAISYVDPQFLTYMALEERLAQAMETALAHLESLAVDVEVANPPASKESIDALPEILVTEDHGAVGQEMCCPICCSEYVKGEVATELPCHHYFHKPCVSIWLQKSGTCPVCRCMFPPPL
- the PJA1 gene encoding E3 ubiquitin-protein ligase Praja-1 isoform X1, whose translation is MGQESSKPVWPNPTGGYQSNTGRRYGRRHAYVSFRPPTSQRERIASQRKTNSKVPMHRSAPSQTTKRSRSPFSTTRRSWDDSESSGTNLNINNEDYSRYPPREYRASGSRRGMAYGHIDSYGADDSEEEGAGPVERPPVRGKTGKFKDDKLYDPEKGARSLAGPPPQFSSFSRDVREERDKLDPVPAARCSASRADFLPQSNVASQSSSAEGKVATKGDSLERERREQNLPARPSRAPVSICGGGENTSKSAEEPVVRPKIRNLASPNCVKPKIFFDTDDDDDMPHSTSRWRDTANDNEGHSDGLARRGRGESSSGYSEPKYPEDKREVRSDQVKPEKVPRRRRTMADPDFWTHSDDYYKYCDEDSDSDKEWIAALRRKYRSREQTLSSSGESWETLPGKEEREPPQAKVSASTGTSPGPSASASAGAGAGASAGSNGSNYLEEVREPSLQEEQASLEEGEIPWLQYNENDSSSEGDNDSGHELMQPGVFMLDGNNNLEDDSSVSEDLEVDWSLFDGFADGLGVAEAISYVDPQFLTYMALEERLAQAMETALAHLESLAVDVEVANPPASKESIDALPEILVTEDHGAVGQEMCCPICCSEYVKGEVATELPCHHYFHKPCVSIWLQKSGTCPVCRCMFPPPL
- the PJA1 gene encoding E3 ubiquitin-protein ligase Praja-1 isoform X2 produces the protein MHRSAPSQTTKRSRSPFSTTRRSWDDSESSGTNLNINNEDYSRYPPREYRASGSRRGMAYGHIDSYGADDSEEEGAGPVERPPVRGKTGKFKDDKLYDPEKGARSLAGPPPQFSSFSRDVREERDKLDPVPAARCSASRADFLPQSNVASQSSSAEGKVATKGDSLERERREQNLPARPSRAPVSICGGGENTSKSAEEPVVRPKIRNLASPNCVKPKIFFDTDDDDDMPHSTSRWRDTANDNEGHSDGLARRGRGESSSGYSEPKYPEDKREVRSDQVKPEKVPRRRRTMADPDFWTHSDDYYKYCDEDSDSDKEWIAALRRKYRSREQTLSSSGESWETLPGKEEREPPQAKVSASTGTSPGPSASASAGAGAGASAGSNGSNYLEEVREPSLQEEQASLEEGEIPWLQYNENDSSSEGDNDSGHELMQPGVFMLDGNNNLEDDSSVSEDLEVDWSLFDGFADGLGVAEAISYVDPQFLTYMALEERLAQAMETALAHLESLAVDVEVANPPASKESIDALPEILVTEDHGAVGQEMCCPICCSEYVKGEVATELPCHHYFHKPCVSIWLQKSGTCPVCRCMFPPPL